The Candidatus Bathyarchaeota archaeon A05DMB-5 genome includes a window with the following:
- the sepF gene encoding cell division protein SepF yields the protein MPLRDLADLDAIKSEVKSGNILILRITPLASKSIDDVKRAVNELCDFAGSIGGDIARLGEERVVVCPPNVRIWREKIPVSNEPIPTAA from the coding sequence ATGCCTTTGCGTGATTTGGCAGATTTGGATGCCATTAAAAGTGAGGTTAAGTCGGGGAATATTTTGATTCTTAGGATAACTCCTCTTGCAAGCAAAAGTATTGATGATGTTAAGCGTGCAGTGAATGAGTTATGCGATTTTGCAGGGTCTATTGGTGGAGACATTGCAAGGTTAGGGGAAGAACGCGTGGTTGTTTGTCCTCCGAATGTGAGGATTTGGAGAGAGAAGATTCCTGTTTCGAATGAGCCTATACCTACAGCGGCTTAA
- a CDS encoding HAD family hydrolase → MKVKGIILDLDGTIVDSKPAYLEAAETAFAKMGQKKFNKAAVTEIPRRLEQSLPIHDLIEGLDTRKFLEAYINAYYQATATKTKPLPNISETLAQLSEKAKLALLTMRYVSKREIIDELESFGLAKYFRYVMTALDTHQPKPSPEALKKCARQLSAKAYDCVVVGDSVADIKAGKAAGTKTVAVLTGIFSRKELESEKPDLILENVNQLPDFIE, encoded by the coding sequence ATGAAAGTTAAAGGAATAATCCTCGATTTAGACGGCACAATAGTAGATTCAAAACCGGCATACTTAGAAGCCGCAGAAACCGCTTTTGCAAAAATGGGACAAAAAAAATTCAACAAAGCCGCAGTGACAGAAATCCCCAGAAGACTCGAACAAAGCCTTCCAATACACGATTTAATAGAAGGACTTGACACAAGAAAATTCTTGGAAGCATACATTAACGCATATTACCAAGCAACCGCCACAAAAACAAAACCACTGCCAAACATTTCAGAAACTCTAGCACAACTTTCAGAAAAAGCAAAATTAGCATTACTCACCATGCGCTATGTGTCCAAAAGAGAAATCATCGACGAACTAGAAAGCTTCGGTTTAGCAAAATACTTCAGATATGTAATGACCGCTTTAGACACCCATCAGCCGAAACCTTCTCCAGAAGCACTAAAAAAATGCGCGAGACAATTAAGTGCAAAAGCATACGACTGCGTGGTTGTTGGAGATTCAGTAGCAGACATCAAAGCAGGAAAAGCAGCAGGAACCAAAACAGTTGCAGTTTTAACAGGTATTTTCTCTCGAAAAGAGTTAGAAAGCGAAAAACCAGACTTAATCCTAGAAAACGTCAACCAACTTCCAGATTTCATCGAATAA
- a CDS encoding 30S ribosomal protein S10, producing MVRKARIRLMSTDYKKLEEVCEELKAIALKTGVKMTGPLPLPTKRLRVPVLKSPCGEGTATWDRWEMRIHKRLIDVDAEERVMRRIMRIRVPEEVHVTIELL from the coding sequence ATGGTTAGAAAAGCGCGCATACGGTTGATGAGTACGGATTACAAGAAGTTGGAAGAGGTATGTGAGGAATTGAAAGCCATCGCCTTGAAAACTGGGGTTAAGATGACTGGTCCTCTTCCTTTGCCTACTAAGCGTTTGCGGGTTCCTGTTTTGAAGTCGCCTTGTGGTGAGGGGACTGCTACGTGGGATAGGTGGGAGATGCGTATTCATAAGCGTTTGATTGATGTTGATGCTGAGGAGCGTGTTATGCGGCGTATTATGCGGATTCGTGTTCCTGAGGAAGTGCATGTGACTATAGAGCTTCTTTAG
- a CDS encoding DNA repair exonuclease — protein sequence MLVGEERGLRGFSFVHVADLHLGYAQYGLEARREDFDKAFQELVDRTIELKPDFMIIAGDLFHQARPSNVTLENAIRQFSRLREAQIPVLTVDGSHDSAPNIITGSILNPLDSAGLIYHLPRHEGACWRKPDSCYVYGVPNYRTRRKTEESLPVFLEQNKPSPDPSLFNIFVFHMALDIPSVKPPYMEAEAPPELIPEGFNYYAAGHIHEPYKEKFKNGLLIYSGCIETVDYAEAKIRKGFYHVKVDEKGAASPEFIELEPQRKFTVLEQDFTGMNPAKITELATQLVKDADEEGVIIVPVLKGTLPVETSRAEVDIAKIRSAVKKALLVHPIISLRESEVSEEIVRSIFESEFKDLKTKTFEYFLQIFSERYPREEAEKIARVALSLIEPLTKKQEEKVKQTIEELLQ from the coding sequence ATGTTGGTGGGAGAAGAGAGAGGTTTGAGGGGCTTCAGTTTTGTTCATGTTGCGGATTTGCATTTAGGTTATGCACAGTATGGTTTAGAAGCGAGGCGTGAGGATTTTGACAAGGCTTTCCAAGAATTAGTTGACAGAACCATTGAGTTAAAACCTGATTTTATGATTATTGCTGGAGACCTATTCCATCAGGCGCGCCCATCAAACGTCACGCTAGAAAACGCCATCAGACAATTCAGTCGCTTACGTGAAGCTCAAATTCCAGTTTTAACCGTTGACGGTTCGCATGATTCAGCACCCAACATAATCACTGGAAGCATTCTAAACCCGTTAGACAGCGCTGGCTTAATCTATCACTTGCCAAGACATGAAGGCGCCTGCTGGCGCAAACCAGACTCCTGCTACGTTTACGGCGTGCCCAACTATAGAACCAGACGCAAAACCGAAGAAAGCCTTCCCGTCTTCTTGGAACAAAACAAGCCATCACCAGACCCTTCATTATTCAACATTTTCGTTTTCCACATGGCTCTAGACATTCCAAGCGTCAAGCCGCCCTACATGGAAGCTGAAGCTCCGCCAGAACTCATCCCTGAAGGCTTCAACTACTACGCAGCTGGACACATACACGAACCATACAAAGAAAAATTCAAAAACGGACTATTAATTTACAGCGGATGCATCGAAACCGTAGACTACGCAGAAGCCAAAATAAGAAAAGGCTTCTACCACGTCAAAGTAGACGAGAAAGGCGCGGCATCGCCAGAATTCATAGAACTTGAACCTCAACGCAAGTTTACCGTATTAGAACAAGACTTCACCGGAATGAACCCCGCAAAAATCACGGAACTCGCCACACAACTTGTAAAAGACGCAGACGAGGAAGGCGTCATAATTGTTCCAGTTTTGAAAGGCACTCTGCCAGTTGAAACAAGCCGCGCAGAAGTTGACATCGCCAAAATCAGAAGCGCAGTTAAAAAGGCTCTACTTGTGCACCCAATTATTTCCTTGCGTGAAAGCGAAGTCTCCGAAGAAATCGTTCGCTCAATCTTCGAAAGCGAATTCAAAGACTTAAAAACGAAAACGTTCGAATACTTCCTACAAATTTTTTCTGAACGCTACCCACGAGAAGAAGCCGAAAAAATCGCACGCGTAGCCCTCAGCCTAATTGAACCACTAACCAAAAAACAAGAAGAAAAAGTGAAACAAACCATCGAGGAGCTTCTACAATGA
- a CDS encoding RNA-binding protein, with translation MSEMTTEILEQNLGKIVLVRLKGGKSLRGRLKGFDQHLNLVLEETEDNTNSENVRKLGLIIVRGDNVILISPPPR, from the coding sequence ATGAGCGAAATGACAACAGAAATCCTCGAACAAAACCTCGGAAAAATAGTGCTCGTAAGACTGAAAGGCGGAAAAAGCCTACGAGGAAGACTGAAGGGATTCGACCAACATCTAAACCTAGTCCTAGAAGAAACAGAAGACAACACAAACTCCGAGAACGTGAGAAAACTAGGATTGATAATTGTTCGCGGAGACAACGTGATTCTGATTTCGCCACCTCCAAGGTGA
- a CDS encoding beta-CASP ribonuclease aCPSF1, translated as MEISQYILGHVPKEAEVTRIEYEGSTLAVYAKKPEILVEQSSLVADIVNVIRKRIVIRSDPSVRLPEKDSERAVREIIPPEAEVTDINFDPSLGEIIIEAKKPGLVIGKNGAVLQEIIKRTKWRPHVLRSPPLRSKIVTHMRHYLHSESKERERILRMIGERIFRPKTYEIGDVRVTALGGVQEVGRSAFLVQTRESSVLLDCGINPGSSRPFEAFPRLDNPLFELDSLDAVVISHAHLDHCGLVPFLYKYGYDGPVYCSAPTSNLMTLLQLDYLDVASKQGVTAPYDQKDVRECVLHTIPLRYGVVTDIAPDIRLTLHNAGHILGSSMVHLHIGEGLHNVVYTGDYKYARTMLLEAATSEFPRVETVITESTYGGPDDFMPSRVEAEERLTTVVNETLERKGKVLIPVPAVGRAQEIMLIIDGYMRRGLMKEAPVFIEGMISEATAIHTAYPEYLGREVRNSILHDGVNPFQSDYFTVVEHPNVRQEIIEGEPCIIMATSGMLEGGPVIEYFKSLADDERNTVVFVSYQIEGTLGRRVQKGLTEATMMSAEGKMDVVKVRLHVDSIEGFSGHSDRRQIINYVTHLKPKPERVVVCHGERAKCHSIANFIQRNCGVQTLVPATLETFRLL; from the coding sequence ATAGAAATAAGCCAATACATATTAGGGCATGTTCCGAAAGAGGCTGAAGTAACAAGAATCGAATATGAAGGGTCAACGCTGGCGGTTTACGCCAAAAAACCAGAAATTTTAGTCGAACAAAGTAGCTTGGTTGCGGACATAGTCAACGTGATAAGAAAAAGGATAGTCATACGTTCTGACCCGTCTGTGAGGCTCCCGGAAAAAGATTCAGAGCGGGCGGTGCGTGAAATAATCCCGCCAGAAGCTGAAGTGACAGACATAAACTTTGACCCAAGTCTTGGCGAAATAATAATTGAGGCGAAAAAGCCAGGGCTTGTCATTGGGAAAAACGGCGCAGTTCTTCAGGAGATTATAAAGCGGACAAAATGGCGACCTCATGTTTTACGTAGTCCACCGTTGCGTTCTAAAATAGTAACTCACATGCGTCATTATCTTCATTCTGAAAGTAAGGAAAGAGAGAGAATACTGCGGATGATTGGAGAGAGAATTTTCAGACCTAAGACCTACGAGATTGGTGATGTGCGTGTTACGGCGCTCGGCGGAGTTCAGGAGGTTGGGCGGTCAGCGTTTCTGGTTCAGACAAGGGAAAGTAGTGTATTGTTAGATTGCGGCATTAATCCTGGCTCTTCGAGGCCTTTTGAGGCTTTTCCGAGGCTTGATAACCCGTTGTTTGAGCTTGATTCTTTGGATGCTGTGGTTATTAGTCATGCGCATCTTGACCATTGTGGTTTGGTTCCGTTTCTTTATAAGTATGGGTATGATGGTCCAGTTTACTGTTCTGCGCCGACTTCAAATCTTATGACGCTTCTTCAACTTGACTATCTTGATGTGGCTAGCAAGCAAGGCGTGACGGCACCTTATGACCAGAAGGATGTTCGCGAATGTGTGTTGCATACTATTCCTTTACGATATGGTGTTGTTACGGATATTGCTCCTGACATTCGTTTGACTCTTCATAATGCTGGGCACATTTTGGGCTCTTCAATGGTTCATTTGCATATAGGCGAAGGCTTGCATAACGTGGTTTATACTGGCGACTACAAGTATGCCCGAACGATGCTATTGGAAGCGGCGACATCGGAGTTTCCAAGAGTTGAAACTGTAATAACTGAAAGCACTTATGGGGGTCCAGATGATTTTATGCCTTCACGCGTTGAAGCTGAAGAGCGTTTGACGACGGTTGTGAATGAAACTCTTGAGCGCAAAGGCAAAGTTTTGATTCCAGTGCCAGCAGTTGGAAGAGCACAAGAAATAATGCTTATTATCGATGGTTATATGCGGCGTGGTTTGATGAAGGAGGCGCCTGTGTTTATTGAGGGCATGATTTCTGAAGCCACAGCAATTCACACGGCTTATCCTGAATATTTGGGTAGAGAAGTTCGCAATAGCATACTTCATGACGGAGTTAATCCTTTCCAGTCTGATTATTTCACAGTTGTTGAGCACCCGAATGTTAGGCAAGAAATAATTGAAGGTGAACCATGCATTATTATGGCAACTTCTGGAATGCTCGAAGGCGGACCCGTAATAGAATATTTCAAAAGTTTAGCAGATGACGAGCGAAACACTGTGGTTTTCGTTAGCTACCAAATCGAAGGCACTTTAGGAAGAAGAGTGCAGAAGGGCTTAACCGAGGCTACTATGATGAGCGCTGAAGGAAAAATGGATGTCGTTAAAGTCAGATTACATGTGGATTCCATTGAAGGCTTTTCCGGGCACTCGGACAGACGGCAAATAATCAATTACGTGACTCATTTGAAGCCAAAGCCTGAAAGAGTTGTTGTATGCCACGGCGAAAGAGCAAAATGCCACAGCATAGCAAACTTCATCCAAAGAAACTGTGGAGTACAAACGCTCGTGCCGGCAACCCTGGAAACCTTCAGACTTCTCTAG
- a CDS encoding DUF1947 domain-containing protein: MSEKIRRYFLKAKEARDILSVVSERLKVSLERLFEGKVNVEVVETEVVEIFLLNGKPVLAKTGGNVFPTLAFNEFLASAPKVVVDMGAVPHVCNGANVMAPGIVRFEGDFGKGDFVVVADEKHGKPIAIGEALQDSEEIKKVKQGVVVKNLHFVGDKIWVLIKKYGA; this comes from the coding sequence ATGTCAGAAAAAATTAGAAGGTATTTCTTGAAAGCTAAGGAAGCAAGGGACATTTTAAGTGTGGTTTCTGAAAGGCTTAAGGTGAGTTTGGAGCGACTTTTCGAAGGTAAGGTTAATGTTGAAGTCGTTGAAACAGAGGTTGTGGAAATCTTTCTTTTAAATGGCAAGCCTGTTCTTGCAAAAACAGGTGGAAACGTTTTTCCAACGTTAGCTTTCAATGAATTTTTGGCTTCGGCGCCAAAGGTTGTTGTGGACATGGGTGCTGTTCCGCATGTTTGTAATGGTGCGAATGTTATGGCGCCTGGAATTGTCCGTTTTGAAGGCGACTTTGGAAAGGGCGATTTTGTTGTTGTTGCGGATGAAAAGCATGGTAAACCAATAGCAATTGGCGAAGCATTACAGGATAGTGAGGAGATAAAAAAGGTTAAGCAGGGCGTCGTTGTCAAAAATTTGCATTTCGTTGGTGACAAAATATGGGTTTTGATTAAGAAATATGGCGCTTAG
- a CDS encoding 50S ribosomal protein L37e yields the protein MGKGTPSFGKRTGRKPHIRCRRCGRRAYNVAKKRCAACGYGETTVIKTYSWRTKNIHRERIR from the coding sequence TTGGGAAAAGGAACCCCCTCTTTCGGCAAACGCACAGGAAGAAAACCGCACATACGTTGTAGACGATGTGGAAGAAGAGCATATAACGTAGCAAAGAAGCGTTGTGCAGCTTGTGGCTACGGAGAAACAACCGTCATTAAGACGTATTCTTGGCGGACAAAAAACATTCACAGAGAAAGAATACGCTAA
- the psmB gene encoding archaeal proteasome endopeptidase complex subunit beta, with translation MTNNDLEKRLVMKGTTTIGVVCKDGVILASDTRVTMGFYVAHKHGKKIYKIDDHIGMTIAGSVADAQRTVDIVTANAQLYKINMNRPIPISSAARIIANLLFSTRYVPFLAQVLVGGVDETGPHVFSLDPFGSLTEEKCVATGSGSPIAYGVLEDQYKEDMSVEELLPVIAKAVGSAMKRDAASGDSFNIAVIDKNGYKELTDKEKKKLLHN, from the coding sequence ATGACAAACAATGATTTAGAAAAGCGGTTAGTCATGAAAGGAACTACAACCATAGGCGTCGTGTGCAAAGACGGCGTCATATTGGCTTCAGACACCAGAGTAACCATGGGATTCTATGTAGCTCATAAGCATGGGAAAAAAATATACAAGATAGACGACCACATAGGCATGACTATTGCTGGCTCAGTGGCTGACGCGCAGAGAACTGTGGACATAGTTACTGCTAATGCGCAACTTTACAAAATAAACATGAACAGACCAATTCCCATTAGCTCTGCAGCGAGAATCATCGCAAACCTTCTGTTTTCGACTAGGTATGTGCCTTTTCTGGCGCAAGTTCTGGTTGGTGGCGTAGACGAGACCGGACCGCACGTGTTTTCTTTAGACCCTTTTGGCAGTTTGACTGAAGAAAAGTGTGTTGCGACTGGTTCTGGTTCGCCGATAGCTTATGGTGTTCTTGAAGACCAGTATAAGGAAGACATGTCTGTTGAAGAGCTTTTGCCTGTTATTGCTAAGGCTGTCGGTTCTGCTATGAAGCGTGATGCAGCAAGCGGGGACAGCTTTAACATTGCAGTAATCGACAAGAATGGCTATAAAGAGTTAACTGACAAGGAAAAGAAGAAACTTCTGCATAATTGA